The Streptomyces sp. CC0208 genome window below encodes:
- a CDS encoding TIGR03086 family metal-binding protein — protein sequence MSDDMIVSGWDVLDASHAALRTAVGAVPAAGWHLPTPCESWSVAQVFQHAVGDQIGFAAALTGEAGPDFNPFDPSGEMEGVDPGAFLEDALARSAKAWAGVDRDAVEVPTPVPPHTMSPWSGSAACGLDAAVHAWDIALATGRQSPLTPELARPLLKVAREIVEPLRPYGAYAAALAPEQGDDDVALLLRYLGRDPRWSAS from the coding sequence ATGAGCGATGACATGATCGTCAGCGGTTGGGACGTTCTGGACGCTTCCCACGCAGCACTACGCACGGCGGTGGGCGCCGTCCCCGCCGCCGGCTGGCACCTGCCTACGCCCTGCGAGAGCTGGAGCGTCGCCCAGGTCTTCCAGCACGCTGTCGGCGACCAGATCGGCTTCGCAGCTGCCCTTACCGGCGAAGCCGGTCCCGACTTCAACCCGTTCGACCCGTCGGGCGAGATGGAGGGGGTGGACCCGGGGGCGTTCCTGGAAGATGCCCTGGCGCGTTCGGCGAAGGCGTGGGCGGGGGTCGACCGGGACGCCGTCGAGGTGCCCACCCCGGTGCCGCCGCACACGATGTCCCCGTGGTCCGGCTCGGCAGCGTGCGGACTGGACGCAGCGGTCCACGCCTGGGACATCGCCCTGGCGACGGGCCGGCAGTCGCCGCTCACGCCCGAGTTGGCCCGCCCTCTCCTCAAGGTCGCCAGGGAGATCGTCGAGCCGCTGCGCCCATACGGCGCGTACGCCGCCGCCCTGGCACCGGAGCAGGGCGACGACGATGTGGCACTCCTTCTGCGTTACCTCGGCCGCGACCCTCGCTGGAGCGCCTCGTAG
- a CDS encoding TetR/AcrR family transcriptional regulator — protein MPRQVDHKARRDQIAEALLDIVADHGLEAISVRAVAAQAGVSAGRIQHYFANKDELLAYAIEYQDWLVQQRWNEQAWPEGEPTPREALRWVLLETIPRDDRRRREWLVGVAYLIRMLANPKLRALYVDGLPRLYQLLADLVRTAQEAGDIAPDRDPDMEAELLFGLADSQGPPVVLGLRTPEQATAAIDYYLDHLFQ, from the coding sequence GTGCCGCGACAGGTAGACCACAAGGCCCGCCGGGACCAGATCGCCGAGGCGCTGCTGGACATCGTCGCCGACCATGGACTGGAAGCGATCTCCGTGCGGGCCGTGGCGGCACAGGCGGGCGTCTCAGCCGGACGCATCCAGCACTACTTCGCCAACAAGGACGAACTGCTCGCCTATGCGATCGAGTACCAGGACTGGCTGGTCCAGCAGCGGTGGAACGAGCAGGCATGGCCCGAGGGCGAGCCCACCCCCCGCGAGGCGCTGCGCTGGGTGCTGCTGGAGACGATCCCCAGGGACGACCGGCGCCGTCGTGAGTGGCTCGTCGGCGTCGCCTACCTCATCCGCATGCTTGCCAACCCCAAACTGCGGGCCCTCTACGTCGACGGGCTGCCCCGCCTCTACCAGCTCCTCGCCGACCTCGTCCGCACGGCCCAGGAAGCCGGCGACATCGCGCCGGACCGCGACCCCGACATGGAAGCGGAACTGCTCTTCGGCCTCGCCGACTCGCAGGGTCCACCCGTCGTCCTGGGCCTGCGCACCCCCGAACAGGCCACCGCCGCCATCGACTACTACCTTGACCATCTGTTCCAGTGA